A genome region from Rhodanobacter thiooxydans includes the following:
- a CDS encoding glutamate-5-semialdehyde dehydrogenase yields MSTIREQAQACRDAAQVVVGLDTTAKCALLRDMAAALEAQSAAVLAANAEDMRQAAAKGVQGAMLDRLRLDEARVAGIAGALREVAELPDPVGVTTRRETRPNGLSIERVRIPLGVIAMIYEARPNVTADAAALCLMAGNAVILRGGSEAIHSNLAIAAALHAALRVHGVPEAAVTVLDDLSREAMVELLQLGDLVDLAIPRGGEGLIRFVAEHARVPVIKHYKGVCHLYVDRAADLELALGLLIDGKTSRPGVCNALETLLVHRDVAEAFLPRAAAALRERSVELRGDDPSRALVPTMHAATDDDYAAEFLDLILAVRVVDSLDEAIAHIHRYGSDHTEVIATADEAAAQRFVRAIRSAVVMVNASSRFSDGGELGLGAEIGISTTRLHAYGPMGAEALTVERFVVRGAGQVRHPLSRAQC; encoded by the coding sequence ATGAGTACGATCAGGGAACAGGCACAGGCCTGCCGCGACGCGGCCCAGGTGGTCGTCGGACTCGACACGACGGCCAAGTGCGCGCTACTGCGCGACATGGCCGCAGCGCTGGAGGCGCAGTCCGCCGCGGTGCTGGCGGCCAACGCCGAAGACATGCGTCAGGCTGCCGCGAAAGGCGTGCAGGGTGCCATGCTCGACCGCCTGCGGCTGGACGAGGCACGCGTGGCCGGCATTGCCGGCGCGCTGCGCGAAGTGGCCGAACTGCCCGATCCAGTCGGTGTGACGACCCGCCGCGAGACGCGGCCGAATGGCCTGTCGATCGAACGCGTGCGCATCCCGCTCGGCGTGATCGCGATGATCTACGAGGCGCGTCCCAACGTCACCGCCGACGCTGCGGCGCTATGCCTGATGGCCGGCAACGCGGTGATCCTGCGCGGCGGTTCCGAGGCGATCCATTCCAACCTCGCCATCGCCGCCGCGCTGCACGCCGCGCTGCGCGTGCACGGTGTGCCCGAGGCCGCCGTCACCGTGCTCGACGACCTGAGCCGCGAGGCGATGGTCGAATTGCTGCAGCTCGGTGACCTCGTCGACCTGGCCATCCCGCGCGGCGGCGAGGGGCTGATCCGCTTCGTCGCCGAACATGCGCGCGTGCCGGTGATCAAGCACTACAAGGGCGTGTGCCACCTGTACGTGGACCGCGCCGCCGATCTCGAGCTGGCGCTGGGGCTGCTGATCGACGGCAAGACCTCGCGCCCCGGTGTGTGCAACGCACTGGAGACCCTGCTGGTGCATCGTGACGTCGCCGAAGCGTTCCTGCCGCGCGCCGCCGCGGCTTTGCGCGAGCGCAGCGTCGAGCTGCGCGGCGACGACCCCAGCCGCGCGCTGGTGCCCACCATGCATGCCGCCACGGATGACGACTACGCCGCCGAGTTCCTCGACCTGATCCTCGCCGTGCGCGTGGTGGACAGCCTGGACGAAGCGATCGCCCACATCCACCGCTACGGCTCCGACCACACCGAAGTCATCGCCACCGCCGACGAAGCCGCCGCGCAACGCTTCGTGCGGGCGATCCGTTCCGCCGTGGTGATGGTCAACGCCTCCTCCCGTTTCAGCGACGGCGGCGAACTCGGCCTCGGCGCCGAAATCGGCATCTCCACCACCCGCCTGCATGCCTACGGCCCGATGGGTGCGGAGGCGCTCACGGTGGAGCGCTTCGTGGTCCGCGGGGCGGGGCAGGTGAGGCATCCGCTGAGCCGGGCGCAGTGTTGA
- a CDS encoding tetratricopeptide repeat protein, whose protein sequence is MEEFLARLKQHKLVQWAIGYAAVAIALIPVLDVIAVQFGWPEGLRRGITLTLIMGFFVVLVVAWYHGERSAQKMPRSEMLAVAGLVILSSALMWRVAPVTHDAVTATRTTATIDTATLAAELAKVPDKSVAVLPLANQSGDPKQQYFSDGLSEELISDLTQINGLKVIGKYSSFKFRDSEDSPAQIGAALGVANLIQGSVFQQGDRIRVTVGMIRAKDGSSAWSRSYDEQLKDVFAIQSKIGQAIAAALKVQLLGKAIISSDKPPGGNVEAYQLMLQGRAFAMHFTESDMRQGITLLKQAIRLEPNYAYAWGALSTALVNQGQISMTGDARHQAYEQARTAADRQQALTPDAAATHSTRGYLLSNVDNDPVGALDEYRKALVLEPNDGRTMSFMAYGLATVGQLQPAAELMRKAIATDPLKADMYANLAAVLLAQGQFDAAEQATRKVLALQSDFPGMYATLAEIDILRGDAAAALRNAKQETDPVLGSLVRALAEQIGPHHKQADVALHDYIAKNGKDQPYFVADLYALRKQPDEMFDWLLRAWNQHDPAFFSLLFDPFALTYQHDPRFAALCKQAGLPLPSQRLPAAVSASVH, encoded by the coding sequence GTGGAAGAGTTCCTTGCACGCCTGAAACAGCACAAGCTTGTGCAATGGGCGATCGGTTACGCCGCCGTGGCGATCGCACTGATCCCAGTATTGGATGTGATTGCCGTTCAGTTCGGATGGCCGGAAGGTTTGCGGCGAGGCATCACACTGACGCTGATCATGGGGTTCTTCGTAGTACTGGTAGTGGCGTGGTATCACGGTGAGCGCAGTGCCCAAAAAATGCCACGCTCCGAAATGCTCGCAGTCGCAGGTCTGGTCATCCTCAGCAGCGCACTGATGTGGCGTGTCGCGCCAGTTACCCACGATGCCGTCACCGCAACCCGCACGACAGCAACAATCGATACCGCGACACTCGCCGCCGAACTGGCGAAAGTCCCGGACAAGTCCGTCGCAGTGCTGCCGCTGGCCAACCAAAGCGGCGATCCCAAGCAGCAGTACTTCTCCGACGGCCTATCCGAGGAGCTGATCTCCGACCTCACCCAGATCAACGGGCTGAAGGTGATCGGCAAGTACTCCAGCTTCAAGTTCCGCGATTCCGAGGACAGTCCGGCGCAGATCGGCGCAGCGCTCGGGGTGGCCAACCTGATCCAGGGTTCGGTGTTCCAGCAAGGCGATCGCATTCGGGTCACGGTCGGCATGATCCGCGCCAAAGACGGCAGCAGTGCCTGGTCCCGCAGTTACGATGAACAACTCAAAGACGTGTTCGCGATCCAGTCGAAGATCGGCCAGGCCATCGCCGCGGCGCTCAAGGTCCAGTTGCTGGGGAAGGCCATCATCTCAAGCGACAAACCGCCCGGCGGCAATGTCGAGGCTTACCAGCTGATGCTGCAAGGGCGCGCGTTTGCCATGCACTTCACCGAATCAGACATGCGCCAAGGCATCACGCTGCTCAAACAGGCAATCAGGCTCGAACCCAACTACGCCTATGCATGGGGCGCACTGTCTACTGCCTTGGTCAATCAGGGGCAGATATCCATGACTGGCGATGCGCGCCACCAGGCGTACGAGCAAGCCCGCACGGCGGCAGACAGGCAGCAGGCGCTGACGCCGGACGCGGCGGCTACCCACAGTACTCGCGGCTACTTGTTGTCAAACGTCGATAACGATCCGGTGGGTGCATTGGATGAATACCGGAAGGCGCTGGTGCTGGAACCGAACGATGGCAGAACGATGAGTTTCATGGCCTACGGACTGGCGACCGTCGGGCAACTGCAGCCGGCGGCGGAATTGATGCGCAAAGCCATCGCCACTGATCCGTTGAAAGCCGACATGTATGCCAATTTGGCTGCCGTACTGTTGGCGCAAGGCCAGTTCGATGCTGCCGAGCAGGCGACGCGCAAGGTACTGGCCTTGCAGTCGGATTTCCCGGGGATGTATGCGACTCTGGCCGAGATCGACATCCTGCGTGGCGATGCGGCCGCCGCGCTGCGCAACGCGAAGCAGGAAACCGACCCGGTACTCGGATCGCTGGTGCGCGCACTGGCGGAACAGATCGGTCCCCATCACAAGCAGGCCGACGTGGCCTTGCACGATTACATCGCCAAAAACGGCAAGGATCAGCCTTATTTCGTCGCCGACCTGTACGCACTGCGCAAGCAACCCGACGAAATGTTCGACTGGCTTCTGCGTGCCTGGAATCAACACGATCCGGCCTTTTTCAGCCTGCTCTTCGACCCCTTCGCGCTTACCTACCAGCACGATCCGCGTTTTGCTGCCTTGTGCAAGCAGGCGGGATTGCCATTGCCGAGCCAGCGGTTGCCTGCGGCGGTCAGCGCCAGCGTACATTGA
- a CDS encoding ABC transporter ATP-binding protein, translated as MRCRGLTKHYGSGDERVDALRGVDLDVRSGELLMLVGPSGCGKTTLISIITTILDRDDGSCEVLGRDIGRMTEAERTHFRGESIGFVFQAFNLLPALTAVENVSVPLLISGVAREVAEQRARSVLEEVGLGARADALPRKLSGGQQQRVAIGRALVHDPKLVVCDEPTSNLDAKTGHEMMDILRGVARASDRALIVVTHDNRTFDYADRMARMEDGRIIEISEGGRQGEQS; from the coding sequence GTGCGCTGCCGCGGCCTGACCAAGCACTATGGCTCGGGCGACGAGCGCGTGGATGCGCTGCGCGGCGTGGATCTCGATGTGCGCAGCGGGGAGCTGCTGATGCTGGTGGGGCCATCGGGTTGCGGCAAGACCACGCTGATCTCGATCATCACCACGATCCTCGACCGGGATGACGGCAGCTGCGAGGTGCTGGGCCGCGATATCGGCCGCATGACGGAGGCGGAGCGCACGCACTTTCGCGGCGAGAGCATCGGTTTCGTCTTCCAGGCCTTCAACCTGCTGCCCGCGCTCACGGCGGTGGAGAACGTGTCGGTGCCGTTGCTGATATCCGGCGTGGCGCGGGAGGTGGCCGAGCAGCGTGCCAGGTCCGTGCTCGAGGAAGTCGGGCTGGGGGCGCGCGCCGATGCGCTGCCGCGCAAGCTCAGCGGCGGACAGCAGCAGCGCGTCGCCATCGGGCGTGCGCTGGTGCACGATCCGAAACTGGTGGTGTGCGACGAACCGACCAGCAACCTGGATGCGAAGACGGGACACGAGATGATGGACATCCTGCGCGGCGTGGCCCGTGCGTCCGACCGGGCGCTGATCGTGGTCACGCACGACAACCGGACCTTCGACTACGCCGATCGCATGGCGCGCATGGAGGACGGGCGGATCATCGAGATCAGCGAGGGCGGGCGGCAGGGGGAGCAGTCGTGA
- a CDS encoding efflux RND transporter periplasmic adaptor subunit, whose product MAPFEKRIYLLAGLALAGAIIAVAVVFRSGDSAVVTTSAAPMEQVSFADYVVGTGITETGLGNVSVGTAVPGVVSAIDVRPGDEVEAGAPLFSIDDRDLQARLGVAKANVRLARAALAKPAHRLDYLTNLQRLDKSALSVEALTNARDDMEAAASAVETAAATEQQIEVDIARAVAHAPIAGRILQVNVRVGEFAPAGEVAKPLVLIGDDQRMYLRVDIDENDAWRVRPHTQARAFVRGNSRLSIPLHFEYIEPYVTPKTSLTGLSTERTDVRVLQVIYSFERGTLPVYLGQQMDAFIEVPPAPGQPAGGQR is encoded by the coding sequence ATGGCGCCATTCGAGAAGCGGATCTACCTGCTGGCCGGCCTGGCGCTGGCCGGCGCCATCATCGCGGTGGCGGTGGTGTTCCGCTCCGGCGATTCGGCCGTGGTGACGACCTCGGCGGCGCCGATGGAGCAGGTGTCCTTCGCCGACTATGTGGTCGGCACCGGCATCACCGAAACCGGCCTGGGCAACGTGTCGGTCGGCACCGCCGTGCCCGGGGTGGTCAGCGCGATCGACGTGCGACCGGGCGACGAGGTCGAGGCCGGCGCTCCGCTCTTCAGCATCGACGACCGCGACCTGCAGGCGCGCCTGGGCGTGGCCAAGGCCAATGTCCGGCTGGCCCGGGCGGCACTGGCGAAGCCCGCACACCGGCTGGATTACCTCACGAATCTGCAGCGCCTCGACAAGTCTGCCCTCAGCGTCGAGGCGCTGACCAACGCCAGGGACGACATGGAGGCGGCTGCTTCTGCGGTGGAGACGGCTGCGGCGACCGAGCAGCAGATCGAGGTCGATATCGCCCGCGCGGTGGCTCATGCCCCCATCGCTGGACGCATCCTGCAGGTCAACGTGCGGGTGGGCGAGTTCGCGCCGGCGGGTGAGGTGGCCAAGCCGCTGGTGCTGATCGGCGACGACCAGCGCATGTACCTGCGCGTGGACATCGACGAGAACGACGCGTGGCGCGTCCGTCCGCACACGCAGGCACGCGCGTTCGTGCGCGGCAATTCGCGCCTGTCCATCCCGCTGCACTTCGAGTACATCGAGCCGTACGTCACTCCCAAGACGTCGCTGACCGGACTGAGCACGGAGCGCACCGACGTCCGCGTGCTGCAGGTGATCTACAGCTTCGAGCGCGGCACGCTGCCGGTGTACCTCGGGCAGCAGATGGATGCCTTCATCGAGGTGCCGCCCGCGCCGGGCCAGCCGGCGGGCGGACAGCGCTGA
- a CDS encoding ABC transporter permease — translation MFRIALKMLAADRAKFVGLLFGIAFTSFLVTFAASYFCGFMTNGFALISENGATDVWVMDPAVQSVEQTINMPASALDRVRSVDGVSRAVPLALGNADVRFANGQFQTFQVIGVDDASLAGAPVVPGRNPDELRARAAVIVDAGGTSGKLETPALPQDQWPHDGAHLDVPTRELRSGDELLVNEHLVRVLGQSSTLPRFPPRPLLYTTLSNALLILPVEPHTLTFVMARTVAGASPPEVARRIEQRTGLRARTTADFKSDTVRWFLVNSEDVGDIAAMLMLAMTMGFGVTGIMLYMFTYEHQSQYAVLKALGTPSGTLTAMVLAQTAMCALLGTGMGLGLCGIAGEVVVRLGFPFRMLWFTPLAGLLGVVVVSVVAALISVRPVVKLQPAVVFAGR, via the coding sequence ATGTTCCGCATCGCGCTGAAGATGCTGGCGGCGGATCGCGCGAAGTTCGTGGGGTTGCTGTTCGGGATCGCCTTTACCTCCTTCCTGGTCACCTTCGCCGCCTCGTATTTCTGCGGCTTCATGACCAACGGCTTCGCGCTGATCTCCGAGAACGGCGCCACCGACGTGTGGGTGATGGACCCGGCGGTGCAGTCGGTGGAGCAGACCATCAACATGCCGGCCTCCGCGCTGGACCGGGTGCGCAGCGTCGACGGCGTCAGCCGCGCGGTGCCGCTGGCGCTGGGCAACGCGGATGTGCGTTTCGCAAACGGACAGTTCCAGACCTTCCAGGTGATCGGCGTGGACGACGCCTCGCTGGCCGGCGCGCCGGTGGTGCCCGGACGGAATCCCGACGAGCTGCGCGCGCGCGCTGCGGTGATCGTCGACGCCGGCGGCACCAGCGGCAAGCTGGAGACGCCGGCGCTGCCGCAGGACCAGTGGCCGCACGACGGCGCGCACCTGGATGTGCCGACGCGCGAGTTGCGCAGCGGCGACGAGCTGCTGGTCAACGAGCACCTGGTGCGCGTGCTGGGCCAGTCCTCGACCCTGCCGCGTTTCCCACCGCGGCCGCTGCTCTACACCACGCTGTCCAACGCGTTGCTCATCCTGCCGGTGGAGCCGCATACGCTGACCTTCGTGATGGCGCGGACCGTGGCGGGCGCCTCGCCGCCCGAGGTGGCCAGGCGCATCGAGCAGCGCACAGGCCTGCGCGCACGCACCACGGCGGATTTCAAGTCCGACACGGTGCGCTGGTTCCTGGTCAACTCCGAGGACGTCGGCGACATCGCGGCGATGCTCATGCTGGCGATGACCATGGGCTTCGGCGTCACCGGCATCATGCTCTACATGTTCACCTACGAGCACCAGAGCCAGTACGCCGTGCTCAAGGCACTGGGCACGCCGTCGGGAACGTTGACCGCGATGGTGCTGGCGCAGACCGCGATGTGCGCCTTGCTGGGCACCGGCATGGGCCTGGGGTTGTGCGGCATCGCCGGCGAGGTCGTGGTGCGGCTGGGCTTCCCGTTCCGCATGCTGTGGTTCACCCCGCTGGCGGGGTTGCTGGGCGTGGTCGTGGTGAGCGTGGTGGCCGCGCTGATCAGCGTGCGCCCGGTGGTGAAGCTGCAACCGGCGGTGGTGTTCGCCGGGCGGTGA
- a CDS encoding alpha/beta hydrolase family protein, producing MIRKPNGAVVLLMVVALSLGMAHARDAAPERKAESTPTVDTGVLEGAPYRVDIPANWNGELVMQLHGFEPIGTPRTMPKPLGDEAPLFLAAGYAVAQSSFASQGWAVDDALRDNERLRAWFGHKYGKPRRTYLVGFSMGGYVALASLEHHGKYYDGALSLCGANVPGTRVFDDVLTSLVAFDYFFPRTAGLPQGGLADPAGPTLGQMEVMHAVDAALKTNEDAARLLARHAQVSRERLAGTIGVHYLVLHQMVARAKGLPVDNRATIYAGFGDDAAFNRGVHRYAGDPQAVRYLAAATSLSGKIRKPLVLQYDNDDPLIPARYQPVYPAMVQAAHGRAPTVLPPVGEGHCGFTPEQIMQAFQTLTRKDPGEFSAR from the coding sequence ATGATCCGGAAACCCAATGGTGCAGTCGTCCTCTTGATGGTGGTCGCTCTGAGTCTGGGGATGGCGCACGCGCGCGATGCCGCCCCCGAACGTAAAGCGGAGTCCACTCCCACGGTGGACACCGGCGTTCTGGAAGGCGCGCCGTACCGGGTGGATATCCCCGCGAACTGGAACGGCGAACTGGTCATGCAACTGCACGGCTTCGAGCCGATCGGCACGCCGCGCACCATGCCGAAACCGCTGGGCGATGAAGCTCCGCTGTTTCTCGCGGCCGGGTACGCGGTGGCGCAGAGCAGCTTTGCCTCGCAAGGGTGGGCGGTGGATGACGCGCTGCGCGACAACGAGCGGCTGCGTGCGTGGTTCGGACACAAGTACGGCAAGCCCAGGCGCACTTACCTCGTCGGTTTCTCGATGGGCGGCTACGTCGCGCTGGCGAGTCTGGAGCACCACGGCAAGTACTACGACGGCGCGTTGTCCCTGTGCGGCGCCAACGTGCCCGGCACGCGCGTGTTCGACGATGTGCTGACCTCTCTCGTGGCGTTCGACTACTTTTTTCCCCGCACAGCCGGATTGCCGCAGGGCGGCCTTGCCGATCCTGCCGGGCCGACGCTGGGCCAGATGGAGGTGATGCACGCGGTGGATGCCGCGCTGAAGACCAATGAAGACGCCGCACGGCTCCTTGCCAGGCACGCGCAGGTATCGCGCGAACGCCTGGCCGGCACCATCGGCGTGCATTACCTGGTCCTGCACCAAATGGTCGCGCGTGCGAAAGGCCTGCCGGTTGACAATCGCGCGACGATTTATGCCGGCTTCGGTGACGATGCGGCGTTCAATCGCGGTGTGCACCGCTACGCGGGCGACCCACAAGCGGTGCGTTACCTGGCAGCAGCAACCTCGCTCAGCGGCAAGATCCGCAAGCCATTGGTCCTGCAGTACGACAACGACGATCCCCTCATTCCCGCGCGCTACCAGCCGGTATATCCGGCCATGGTGCAGGCCGCGCATGGCCGTGCGCCGACGGTATTGCCGCCGGTCGGCGAAGGCCATTGCGGATTTACGCCGGAGCAGATCATGCAGGCGTTCCAGACATTGACTCGAAAGGACCCTGGCGAGTTTTCGGCTCGCTGA
- the kynU gene encoding kynureninase: MPASFEATLDWANARDAADPLRAFRDEFLIPPHEGRDSAYFCGNSLGLQPRAVREAVNAELDYWGELGVEGHFKGRLPWMDYHEFVRDDLATIVGAQPTEVVTMNTLGVNLHLMMVSFYRPRAERPAILIEAGAFPTDRYAVESQIRFHGFDPASALIELQSDEPNGTTSLAAIERALAEHGSRIALVLLPGVQYRTGQAFDLEAITALGHKHGCTVGFDLAHAVGNLPLQLHDSGADFAIWCSYKYLNSGPGAVGGAFVHERHAQAVLPRFAGWWGHDKATRFQMGPEFRPTPGADGWQLSNPPILALAPLRVSLEIFRRAGMNALREKSLQLTGYLEWLVQTQLADVLQVLTPAEPQRRGAQLSIRVTGGRERGRALFEYLMDHGIIGDWREPDVIRISPAPLYNRFADCLAFAEAVRAWGRGD, translated from the coding sequence ATGCCCGCAAGTTTCGAAGCCACCCTCGACTGGGCCAACGCCCGCGATGCCGCCGACCCGCTGCGCGCATTCCGCGACGAGTTCCTGATCCCGCCGCACGAAGGGCGCGACAGCGCGTACTTCTGCGGCAATTCGCTCGGCCTGCAGCCGCGCGCGGTACGCGAAGCCGTCAACGCGGAGCTGGACTACTGGGGTGAACTGGGCGTGGAAGGCCACTTCAAGGGCCGCCTGCCGTGGATGGATTACCACGAGTTCGTCCGCGACGACCTCGCCACCATCGTCGGTGCGCAGCCCACCGAGGTGGTGACGATGAACACCCTGGGCGTGAACCTGCACCTGATGATGGTGAGCTTCTACCGCCCCCGCGCCGAGCGTCCGGCGATCCTGATCGAGGCCGGCGCGTTCCCCACCGACCGCTACGCGGTGGAATCGCAGATCCGCTTCCATGGCTTCGACCCGGCCAGCGCGCTGATCGAGCTGCAGAGCGACGAACCGAACGGCACCACCTCGCTCGCCGCCATCGAGCGCGCGCTGGCCGAACATGGCTCGCGCATCGCGCTGGTGCTGCTGCCCGGCGTGCAGTACCGCACCGGCCAGGCCTTCGACCTCGAGGCGATCACCGCACTCGGCCACAAGCACGGCTGCACCGTCGGTTTCGACCTCGCCCACGCCGTCGGCAACCTGCCGCTGCAACTGCACGACAGCGGCGCCGACTTCGCCATCTGGTGCAGCTACAAATACTTGAACAGCGGCCCCGGCGCGGTCGGCGGCGCCTTCGTGCACGAACGCCACGCCCAAGCCGTGCTGCCGCGCTTCGCCGGCTGGTGGGGCCACGACAAGGCCACCCGCTTCCAGATGGGCCCCGAGTTCCGCCCGACCCCAGGCGCCGACGGCTGGCAACTGTCCAACCCGCCGATCCTCGCGCTGGCGCCACTGCGCGTGTCACTCGAGATCTTCCGCCGCGCCGGCATGAACGCACTGCGCGAGAAGTCGCTGCAACTCACCGGCTACCTGGAATGGCTGGTGCAGACGCAGCTAGCCGACGTGCTGCAGGTACTGACCCCCGCCGAACCGCAGCGCCGCGGCGCCCAGCTCTCCATCCGCGTGACCGGCGGCCGCGAGCGCGGCCGTGCCCTGTTCGAATACCTGATGGACCACGGCATCATCGGCGACTGGCGCGAGCCGGATGTGATCCGCATCTCGCCCGCGCCCCTGTACAACCGGTTCGCGGATTGTCTGGCGTTTGCGGAGGCGGTACGGGCCTGGGGTCGCGGCGACTGA
- a CDS encoding amidohydrolase family protein yields the protein MLKIDTHAHILPRDWPNLAAKFGDDRFPVMTHTDGRHRIYKDSRFFREVWDSAFDPQTRIDDYARFGVDVQVISTVPVLFSYWAPGHQALELHRHLNEHMAGICRDFPRHYAGIGTVPLQAPQLAVRELERCIDELGLQGVQIGSHCGDWNLDAPELFPFFEAAADLGAAVLVHPWDMMGMASMPKYWMPWLVGMPAEQSRAACCLAFGGVLERLPKLRVMLAHGGGSFPYTIGRIEHGFKMRPDLVATDNPRNPREYLQRFYFDSCVHDDRALHYLLDVTGARQVMLGTDYPFPLGEQQPGSGIEALGLDEADRARLFHGTALEWLSLPRHRFAPDPITKEPA from the coding sequence ATGCTGAAGATCGACACCCACGCGCACATCCTGCCCCGCGACTGGCCGAATCTGGCGGCGAAGTTCGGCGATGACCGCTTCCCGGTGATGACGCATACCGACGGGCGCCACCGCATCTACAAGGACAGCCGCTTCTTCCGCGAAGTGTGGGATTCGGCGTTCGATCCACAGACGCGCATCGACGACTACGCCCGCTTCGGCGTCGACGTGCAGGTGATCTCCACCGTGCCGGTGCTGTTCTCGTACTGGGCGCCGGGCCACCAGGCGCTGGAACTTCATCGCCACCTGAACGAGCACATGGCCGGCATCTGCCGCGACTTTCCGCGCCACTACGCCGGCATAGGCACCGTGCCGCTGCAGGCGCCGCAGCTGGCCGTGCGCGAGCTGGAACGCTGCATCGACGAGCTGGGCCTGCAGGGCGTGCAGATCGGCTCGCATTGCGGCGACTGGAACCTGGATGCGCCAGAGCTGTTCCCGTTCTTCGAGGCCGCCGCCGATCTCGGCGCCGCGGTGCTGGTGCACCCGTGGGACATGATGGGCATGGCCAGCATGCCGAAGTACTGGATGCCGTGGCTGGTCGGCATGCCCGCCGAACAGTCGCGCGCCGCCTGCTGCCTGGCCTTCGGCGGCGTGCTGGAGCGGCTGCCGAAGCTACGCGTGATGCTGGCCCACGGCGGCGGCAGCTTCCCCTACACCATCGGCCGCATCGAGCACGGCTTCAAGATGCGCCCCGACCTGGTCGCCACCGACAACCCGCGCAACCCGCGCGAGTACCTGCAGCGTTTCTACTTCGACTCCTGCGTGCACGACGACCGGGCGCTGCACTATCTGCTGGATGTGACGGGCGCCCGCCAGGTGATGCTCGGCACCGACTATCCTTTCCCGCTGGGGGAACAGCAACCCGGCAGCGGCATCGAGGCGCTGGGCCTGGACGAAGCCGACCGCGCGCGGCTGTTCCACGGCACCGCGTTGGAATGGCTGAGTCTGCCCCGCCACCGCTTCGCTCCCGATCCCATCACGAAGGAACCCGCATGA